In one Bosea sp. RAC05 genomic region, the following are encoded:
- a CDS encoding acyl-CoA thioesterase has product MSGRQERLARAAFGVFRAIPTRWHDNDVYGHVNNVVYYSWFDTAVNAWLIERGFLDIAGSATVGLVVETTCSYFESVAFPETVELGLGVERLGTSSVTYRIGVFRQGGERAAAQGRFTHVYVDRATQRPVPIPADLRAALEGLTSSGGSG; this is encoded by the coding sequence ATGAGCGGCAGACAGGAACGGCTCGCGCGCGCCGCTTTCGGCGTCTTCCGCGCGATCCCGACGCGCTGGCACGACAATGACGTCTACGGTCACGTCAACAATGTCGTCTATTATTCCTGGTTCGACACGGCGGTGAACGCCTGGCTCATCGAGCGCGGTTTCCTCGACATCGCCGGCAGCGCAACGGTCGGCCTCGTCGTCGAGACGACCTGCAGCTATTTCGAGAGTGTCGCCTTTCCGGAGACCGTCGAGCTCGGCCTCGGCGTCGAGCGGCTGGGCACCAGCTCGGTCACCTACCGGATCGGCGTGTTTCGCCAGGGCGGGGAGCGGGCGGCGGCGCAGGGCCGCTTCACCCATGTCTATGTCGACCGCGCGACGCAGCGCCCGGTGCCGATCCCGGCCGATCTGCGCGCGGCGCTCGAAGGCCTCACATCGTCAGGCGGATCTGGCTGA